From the genome of Podospora bellae-mahoneyi strain CBS 112042 chromosome 2, whole genome shotgun sequence:
GTAAAGCCCAAGGTGCTCTATCTTCTCCGACTCCATCCAAACAAACGCCTCCGCCGGCACAACGATGCTCTCGAGCCCCACGACTGGGCACCAGAGGTGGCGCTGGCGAACCGCCCACCTCTGCTCGACCGGGAGCTCGAGCACCCGCAAGCTTCCTTCGCGCGCGGCCGGCACCGCAAGCAAGCGCCCCAGAAGTCCCACATCGATCGCACAGCGCGACCGGAACAGCTCCAAGTTCGGCAACTTTGGGAGCTTGCCTTCGTCAAACTCCAAACCCATCTCCTGGGAGTGGAGAGGGTGTCTCGCCTCAGCCCCGTCCATGACGGTGAATAGGTAATTGTGGGCAATTACCGGGTTCATCGTCATGATCTCAATCTTTTCCATGCTCTCCGTTATGGGGGGAAAGATGCGAGGCAGGAGAATGGTCCCCTGGGTGTGGGCTTCGATGCCCATTGCCGGACCGAACGAAGCGTGCTTGAGCTGTCGCCAGCCCTGGGGAGTGGGTTGACCGGGCGTCCACTCGAGCTGGAAGCCGTTCAAGCAGAACGCTTCCAGATTCGGCGTGGACGCCACGATCTCTGGCATTCGGAGCACGTGCTCctcggtgctggtgccggCCATGTCGATGTCAACCCATAAGCTCCGGAGCTTTGGCATCCTCACGGCCTCGATCGCCCGCTCAGGCTTGCTGCCAGTTTGGACGAGGTCTAGAACCTCAAGCGTGTCCTTTGACAAATCAAGAAGTTGGACCAACAATGAGACTGGGGCCTGGTAGCCGTCTAGTGAAAGTTGGGCCAATCCAAGCTTTTGACTAGGACTGGGAGCTGGGTCCAACTCCTGGATGGTGTCGCAGCGGTGCGGGGCCGCagttttgatgatgaggcaTTGAAGGTTGGGAAGGCCGAAGAGAAGCATGTAAAGACGCTTGGCAGAGAGCCCAAAGCCTGATACTTCGTCTATGGTCAAGCTCTTCACTCCCTGGTGCCCCCTCAACCATGTGGCTAAAACACGGTTGCCAGGATTGCGCGGCTGGGCAAGACGAACTTCTTCCCAGAGCAACGTATCGTGCTTAATGATACGGTTCCATTTTTTGCTGACTCTGAGGGAGCGGATGACGTCGGAGGTGTCCAGGTGAGAGAAGATCTGACGGAGGAGTTCGAGTGGCAGTTTGGCTGCAGGGTCGCGAAGAGAGTCTTGGAGCTTCAGGCTGTGAGCCATGCGCATGAGAATCTGGTCGTATTCGTCATGGGCGTCATTGCGGTACTTTTCGGAGGTATTGTTCAGGCCGGCCTGAACAAGTTTCTTCATGAAAATATATaggcgggcggtggtgagccCAGCATCCTTCTCGAGGGTTGCGAGTGTTCTCGCAACCTTTGGATTGACTCTCTTGGctttctttccctctttttcGAGCTTAAGGATGAGCCGGATGGTCTTTGCGACGCGGCAATAGCCCTTTGACAGTTGTTAGTGGTTTTTCCTGCAACTGGTCGACAAAAGAGACTTACAGCAGCAGAGATTGGGCGAAGGCGAATTATTCCGAGACCGGTCGTGATGGCAGAAACATAATGACCCTCAGTCTCCAAGGATTCGGTGAGGAGATCTATTGCCTCAAGATGTTTGGGCGAtgaacaagaaggccaagcAAAACCGCAAGAACAAGGACTACTCGCAACATTGTAGATTGCGTCGAGATCCTTACTCCGGACGCCATTGACAAATTGCTTCAGGTGGCAAGACTTGTCTTTGCCATGCCGGACTTGCTTTGTGTTGCCCTTGTTGCAGCTACAAAAATCAATGGCCTGTTGATTGTTAGAAGGGAGTCTTGAATGAGATACCGATCTTGTGCGAAGTGAACCTACCGCGAGGATATCACCGATGGCTTCCTTGATCTCTTTCTTGGAGATAGAGGCACGCGCCCTGTTCAAGAGGTTTTCGATAGTCTGTTCGGACTGAATCGTGCCGGAGGAACCAGAAGTCTCGGTCATCGTGAAGACGGACGTCTGTGGAGCTGTGACGTTGGGAAAGAAAGCAGATTCCGAGAGAGAAAGCAAATTCCGAGAGAAAAAATCAGGCAATGTGTATATGGCCGGTCGAAATGTGGCAGCTGACCTCGACTTCAGACGAAGGATTTGGTGAGAAGGAGCGATAAGACCAAAGAAAAGATTCTTCGCAAGATTTCAAGAAGGCTAGCGGCTGATAAACCCTATCTCACAAGAGCACGCCTCTTTCAAAATTGGGCCGCCGTTATTCGAATTGCTGAAGCCTTCCTTAAAGGTttggaggtgaagaagataAACAAAACTGTCTTTTGTGCCCTGATATCCGTGGTGAGAGGAGGTGACGAAGTCGGAGTTGTGACAGCGAGTTGAGTCTTCTCAGCCCTTGACCAATGACAATATCAGTTGTTGTTTACTTGGTGAGCCAAGGGTCGTCCAGAATTGTGCAAACAGGTTGTCGTTCTTTTCTTCAGGGGCTCAACGCCTAGGCTAACACGTCATATTGTGGCTTTCGTCCGATGTTCAACAAGCAGAGTTTTCATTCACAACAATAAAAACAAGGAATCGTTATCGTGGCCACAGGTCGTTCTTTCCTTTGGCAGCGACTTACACTGATAGATACCACTTTACGCGCTTGAGACGCGTCTCCAATAGCCGATAGTCGATAGCCGATAAGGCTATATCGGGTCTTGTAGGTAGTACCCCGATAGATCGATATCATGCCCGATACTCTCATATCGGCCGAGCTCCCTCAACCCTTGCCCACAGACCGTGgaagctcatcctcctcctaTCATCAACCCTGCTGTTGATCCCTAACTCTACTTTGACGTCACTCTCAGCCCTACCCCTATCtatcttcatctccatctccgaCCCGGCTCCGAAAATCACTGCCGAGCAAATCCCGGAGCCGTAAGCCGGTTACACACCTCCGTGCCGCCTCCGCCGTGTAACCCTCAACCCACATGGCCATCTCCACTCTTCTTTAACTTCAACATTCCCAAACGGCCGGTGACCTCCGAGTTCAAAACGGCTTCGCCACAGTATCACAGCTCTCAGCACCGGCACCCAGACTTGCTTCCCCACTCATTCAGAATACGAGACTCAATGAATATATCCAACGGCGTGAAAATACTACTCTACCTTACCCATCGTCTTGTCAACAGTCCAGAAGGGGATAGTCCGCAACTTACACTTGCGTAGCGTACCTCGTCACCACGATTGGGGGCGTGTTGGTGATAGAAGCCCCCTTCCAACAAATCCAACTCTAACCAtccaaccacagcaccaaGCCGGAGATGCCTTCGCGgcattcccccctcccccctcctcgcttGTAACAGTTCGGAAAGAAAGGATTCATGACCATCTCTGGTGTAACCATTCCACGTGTCTCCTCCCCCGTGCCGCCCAACTATCTCACGCCAATCTTAACGCCACGAAAGCCACATCTCTCTTAcccctctcatcctcaataCCACATTATCACAGTCTCACCGAACACATCCGTTCTTTACCTTCTAGAATAGTTCCAGAAACCTGCATCTCACCGGCACAACAAGAAACTGCAACGGTATTCTCAGCTTACACAaaacccccatccatccGGTTCCCACGGATCTGGAAAACAGCTTAATTCGGGCAATTCTTTACTGCGTGTTTCATCTCACCACCCGCATATCTTGAAACAAACCACACAGCCCGCCCTTCCATGCACCCTTCCACGCGGCTTCTCTTGCATATGTCTAGACTTTCGATTTACCCCCCGCCACACTACCCAACCCAGTCATACATACTCACATTTTTTGACTACTGTAGAAAAatggcacacacacacattagcaacaacagcagcaacaatgACGTTAAACTTTCTTGTTGGTTTTGACAGCGCATTAGTCTGCAGTAGCGCGTATGGTTGGGTACGTACACTGTTCCACGGTAGGAGTTGAAGCACCCTTAAGCGCCAGCCTCACCGTCACACGTATCGATCTTGAAGGATCAGAAACAACCTGAAGCTCCACGCGGCAACTCTAGACCTCTAGAATAACGGCAGTTAGATGCACCAAAAAATCTAGCAACGGCGCGCCGGCACCTACTTGCCCGAATCTCGTCGCCATACCAGGTAGGTAGACAGGATCCCAATCCTCTTTCCATCTATCTGTTGGCTGCACCACACGGCAATTGaaatcctcccccatcaacctcaaacccccaTCTGGAACAAGAGTGTGGAATTTGACGAAAGCACGGCACGGCCGCCACCGGTTCTCCAGAAGAAGGATCGTATCCTCTCTCTGTGGCTTGACGCCCGCCCGTCCAGCACAAGGGGGTGACGAAATCACATTAACTTCCGAGTGTCGCCTCTCACTCatcagagcagcagcagttgcAAGTTCGTTTCATGAACAAACTTCTCGTttcatccccctcttcccacagTGGGGTCGAGAGAGACAAATCTGAGGTTGAACAAACTTCCATGGCGTTCATCCCAAACAGGTGATTTCATCTTCCCTAGATACTGTCATCACCGTCGTGATTCACATGCTGTATGTAATCATCCCACATCACCAATTCGACAAATCTCTCCCTACCTGCACATGACAATACTTCATCTCGGCTCCCCTTGACAAATCCGAGGTGTCACtatctccccccccccctttttttttcctgacCTCGAAACTTCAGAGTAGTATTCTaaagcctcctccctcctacTCAGCCTAGCCACCAAAAAACCCAGGCCCATCCGGTCCGGTCAACGGGTCGGGCAGGTCTCGTTACCCGAAAGCGAGAGGAGAGCAGCAACCCGGCCGGGATTGCCATCATTTCCGATACTCATAGTCAAAAGCAAACGATTGTGTCGTAGTGGATCAAGTCATATCGGCGAACAGCGAAAACTGCATGTGTGACTGAAAATGTGACTCTGCATAGCCTCTGTACTCAAACTCGGCAGCACTTGTCCAATTTCAAATAAACTTTTTTGTAATCGTAATCTGTCATCATTGCATGCCTTGCCAGCCTGTAGAATTAACGTACTGGGCCTTTCTGTGCTTGGCTTATTCCTTCGGTCAAGTGTCCAGTATTAGCCAACCTGAGTCCAAACTAGAACAAGACTCCCTGTACCGGActtcatcaaccccgccataCCGAGCAAACATCATATGCAAAAAGCCATAGCATTGCAGAGAATAcgaaggaaaagagaaatcGCAATACGGAAACGCGGCTGCTTCCTCCACGCTTTGTGAGAGGAAGATCATGTGCTGTTTAGCGCAAGTTGTCATCTTTTTTGTAGAGTAGGGTAACACAACCGCAATGAGTGGTGTGTGCGTGTAAGTGTGTGAGTGGAACTCGCTCCGTTTTGAAGATGCAAATGTACTGGTAcaggaagaggggagggggaccaCACCCATCAAGTTGTTGTGTTCCCAAATCAatccaaaaaagaaaatcacCATTCtggggagaaaaaaaagggcaGGGTTAGGATAAAAAAAGCTGATTTGCCCGAGTAAACCCATGCGAGGGGAAAGAAATCAAGAGGAACACCACTGCGGCcgcggctgcggctgcggcggGTATTCGATGGGTCGCTCAGAAGGGGAAAACAGAGGGGGGAAGCTTCATAACGCTGTGTGCGGATAGGCTCGCTCGTTTCTCCAttttcatcccatctttttGCTGTATGGGATATGCACGTCGCAGCTCTCGGGTCGTCTCGGCTGTGGGATTGCGGCGCTGAGGGGTGGTCTCTCGAGAGAGGAAAAGCAGTGGCAGCCTGGGCTTGACGCAAGACGCAAGGTACGGTGCACTGCAGCGCAACCCACCGCCCATCCAGCCGGTAAAAATATTACTAAAAGGCTCCCAGCTAGCAGAAGCTTCTATGCATGACCCGGTTTTCTCACCCTTCGGCACTTTTGGTACGTCGGGGGGTACTATATGATATTTCTGTCAGAAAGCTGTCAGACTGCCACCCATCCAATCCGCCCCAAAACGGTTGCGGTTGAGTAGATTATGCGGGAGGagtgtgggtggtgtgggGTTGCCCAGCAAATACTCCTCGGTAAATAGCATAGAAAGGCTTGGAAACAGCCATCATGCTTtgtgtgatgatgatcatAAGTCCTATGATCTTCGAAGAGGTGGTGTGGTAAAGGGTGGTGGGCAGCTgagaaggggtggggggtagGTTCACGAGGGCCGCCAGAAATGGTCGATTAGCGCATGCACACTCGGTCGATCAAAACCAGCCCGTCGGGCCACAATTCAAGGGCTGGAGCGCATTGACGATGTCATGGCAGGACTGGACAGGGGAAAAACGCCCGCGGGAGAGGCGAGAGATTCACCGTTGCTCGGTGGGCAACCCCGGGGCCGATACTCGGGTCGGATGGGCtaacagctcctccaagccTCCTTCTCGTTAATGCTGGTCCGACCCTTGACCTTGATCATAACGGAGACAGCAAGAATCGAaacggtggtgatgttgggagCTCTCGGTGTTGATGATTGACAACCTGCTTACAAACTATGCGAAATAAGCGCCGTCAGATATCTTTTTTGCAAAAAAGCATCATCTGTTGAGATGCAAAATCGAGCCAAGCGTGAGAGAGAAAGCTTGGTGCCCCTCCGGTTTGGTATTTTTGGACCCCACCACTTGCCTAAAGCGGGAGTTTCCTCGTCCTGAGCCAACGAAAGGGCGCCGCGGGGGGCACCCCTCTATTTTTATCGTACCAGGCACCCGGGACGCCTGATTGGCCGCCGACGCTTCGCTTGCACCCTTTTGAGCTTAAAGTGCTGACGGGCACAGATGGAGCAGGGCTTTGTCACCCCCCCCCGCCATGAATAACTCTTCAACGTTTTTCTCTTCGGCTCTTCGAGCATAGAAGAGGGTGTGCACAGCATTTTCTATTGTCTCATTGTCCTTGAATCTTCAAGCTCTTATTGAACAGTCTGCTAATaaaaacagaaaaaggaaaaaggcCAATCGGCTGCTGCAGGAAACGGTGCCAACATGGGTGGAGACGAGATCTACCAAAACGTccgattggggagggggaggggtgacaACACATGTCTTGGCTTGCAAACTCATTATTAGCAGCAAGCTACAGACACTACCGCCCAACTATTGAATCGTCATGTGATGCTTGCTTTTGCTGCCAGTGTGTTGAAGTGAATTCCGCCTTGGGGAGCATGATGGTCGTGCCTCTATGTAAAAGCCGATACAACGATCCCCGCCATGATGAGCCGTAGCTGGGACCGCCTCATCTTAGATCGAATCGGGTGATATGCCTTCGAATCTGACGGAACAGCTAGCGTCGGAAACCTCAATCCTATCCTGACATCACGGCACTTTGGTTCACTGTACGTAGGCAGTTATTGATATTTCCTAATGCTATTCAACAGCTATCGTCCAGGATCTGCAACCCCTGGAATCCCGCCAGAGGTGCTAAGCCGGCCTGGCAAGAATAATCTATCTGACTGCGCGAGTAGTAATGAAAGGCTTCCAGAGTCCCGCAAAATCCCTCCCGTTGTAACATTTTCCTCCGGTACCATCTTGTCCGCTGCTCCTGAGCAGGAATTAACTAAGAGATAACAAGAGAGTATTGTCATATGCATCAAACATGAAAACATGACTTGGAAGGGAAACAAAACAGCCGACTTGAATGTAAGAAAACAAGATAAAAACACACAAATAAAAATACAGAAACATTAGCCAACGCTTTCCGAAATGTGATCAAACCATAAaaaccaaaagaagaagaaaacccAAGCCAAAATGTTCCGGTTGCCCGGAAGCCCTCTGCCCAAACGCCTGGTATCGTGACCCATATCCATAACATGACATCTTCAATAGAATGAAGAAAATCGAAAAGAAAATGCTGGTGTCTAAATGATGAGGGGTGTTGTACAATCGTGTGTTGTTTCGAGTGTCGTAGTACAGTAGAAAAATGCAGACGCTATGCTTCTAGATTGCCGAAACCCAAGTTGCCGTAAAAGCCAAATAACTCCTGAGCCAAAATTGAGGCTCTATTGCTCTGCTGAGCCTATAGCGTTCAAGTCATGGTAAAATGTCTTGGGGAGCCCAGTGTGAGGTGCGGTGTCCCTTGGTGTTTTCCTTCGTCTTCGATAACAGAACTGCCTGTCCGTTGGTGGTGCATTCGTCCGTAGGGGAAATTGAGCGACATGGGCGAGATGTTGAGTCTTGTTTGCCGCTTAGAGAAAAGCAGGCGGGGCTGATGTTGACATCAATCGATCGTGGCCCACGAAGAGATAGGAAAGCCGAGAAaatggttgggttggtgccGGAGCCCGTTCTCGGAATGAGTAGAGATAAGAGACCCAATCTTCATACTCAAAAGGTACCAGTGGTGGTGAATGCGAGGAACGACAGCCTATTGTCGAAGACACAACTTTTCATCGGTACCGGCTGCCGTGTGAGCTTTTGTGTGATCTCTGGCCATGGGAGTGGTAGCCCGAGTCGGAATACTGGGAGTATCTGTAGTCGTCATATCCGCTGGAGTGTGCTGTGTGATCTGCGCAGGCGTACCCAACCAATATCGTCCTCTGCTGGATCGTGTGGCCTACACGACCATATGCCGCACAACGATCGATGGCGTGCTGGTAGTACAAGCAGCGGCAAGATGAGTACAGCTCGATCAACTGATAGCACATGATGCTGACTTGAGCTTGAGACTGAGTGTGAGTGTCTGTATGTATGCTGGGGGTAGGAGGTGTCGTCCGTGCAGAGGGTGTTGACTGCCGGAgcgggaggtggcggtggggttgCTGTGATGGGATGTGTGATCTGATCCGATCTGATATGTATCTGACTATCGAAAACCAAGGCTTGGTGTGCGAACTTGTGTAGAAGGGTCGCGAGAAAGTGCACGAGATTCCTGAGAGCGAAGGCCAAAATAAATATAGGAGCAATACCGAAGGAGTGGCAGAGCCCGAATTCGAGGTGTGCAAGAAGAGTGCGAAGCGAATGGCAACGCAAGGCAAGCAACAGAACAAGAGAAATGAGTAATTAGGCAATACACCTTCATGCAAGCCAGTTGTGAATGTTCGACTCATCATCTCCAGACCGAAAGAGGACATCGTAGGAGCCTTATAGGCGTAGGAGCCTGTCGAAGGTCTCCAGCCGTTGTTTGGAGGGGACCTGCGTCTGCGGCGTGAAGGCAGCAATCACCACCTGCTGCCAGGGGAAGGATAGGGATAGTAGCTCACACCTCGCCCTCAGTAACCAGACTCCAGCATAGAGCCATGCAGACTAACGCAACGGAAGAGGGCGCAGGGACCGTTGTTGGGTGGTCCATGAACCGGTACATGGCTCTGTTTGGCATGGTGTTCTCTGGCGGATGCACAAGGTGCATGTCATGGTGCAGGGTGCAGGTGTTGTTTGGGAGACTTCCGCAGTCCTGTTGAACGCAGGTGCGACAGAAATCGACggtaggtgggtgggttCTGCTGGTACGAAGTCGCAGTACTAGCGGTTGGCCGGCAGGGATAGCTCCTGGAGGGTACAGCGACACCTcaccccccagcccccaacTAAACGGAGCCCAAGCATCATAACGGAGCGCGGCAATCTGACTGCAGTGCCGGGGAAGCCCGTTTTTGCGGCGTGACTCTCTACTGTCGAGCTTCGCGGGTACTAGACGACAAGGTCACTCATCGCCGCCCTTGATTGAATTGGTGTGTGCCATCTGCCGTCTTAGAGCTTGCTTCCGGAATTGGCAGATACATTAGGGCACAGGACACAGAACGAGACGCTGACGTCAAAAGCCACATAGGCCACTCCCGTCATGCCTGAGGTTCCATTTTCGCAAACAACATGCGAGCTGCTTGTGCTGTGCGTATTTGCTGATGCGTCTTTTTTCATGACGGCCAGCATGAACCAGTGCATCAGACTCGGTGTGTGTTGTATGGCGcggtgtggtgttggtgatggtgggtggtagtGAGGTACAGCGGGAGCCACTGCAGGAGACAAAGTACTGCAGCGTGATGCAAGCGCGCTCCAGCGATCGATAATC
Proteins encoded in this window:
- a CDS encoding hypothetical protein (EggNog:ENOG503P74V), with translation MCYQLIELYSSCRCLYYQHAIDRCAAYGRVGHTIQQRTILVGYACADHTAHSSGYDDYRYSQYSDSGYHSHGQRSHKSSHGSRYR
- a CDS encoding hypothetical protein (EggNog:ENOG503P4HR), producing MTETSGSSGTIQSEQTIENLLNRARASISKKEIKEAIGDILAAIDFCSCNKGNTKQVRHGKDKSCHLKQFVNGVRSKDLDAIYNVASSPCSCGFAWPSCSSPKHLEAIDLLTESLETEGHYVSAITTGLGIIRLRPISAAGYCRVAKTIRLILKLEKEGKKAKRVNPKVARTLATLEKDAGLTTARLYIFMKKLVQAGLNNTSEKYRNDAHDEYDQILMRMAHSLKLQDSLRDPAAKLPLELLRQIFSHLDTSDVIRSLRVSKKWNRIIKHDTLLWEEVRLAQPRNPGNRVLATWLRGHQGVKSLTIDEVSGFGLSAKRLYMLLFGLPNLQCLIIKTAAPHRCDTIQELDPAPSPSQKLGLAQLSLDGYQAPVSLLVQLLDLSKDTLEVLDLVQTGSKPERAIEAVRMPKLRSLWVDIDMAGTSTEEHVLRMPEIVASTPNLEAFCLNGFQLEWTPGQPTPQGWRQLKHASFGPAMGIEAHTQGTILLPRIFPPITESMEKIEIMTMNPVIAHNYLFTVMDGAEARHPLHSQEMGLEFDEGKLPKLPNLELFRSRCAIDVGLLGRLLAVPAAREGSLRVLELPVEQRWAVRQRHLWCPVVGLESIVVPAEAFVWMESEKIEHLGLYFFNYAGFAFQYGQRFNGQPFLDWLDKFPALNSVSVYPDWPGEGVMPFIGKLILHPRVKKIFQDSLRTGYEWDEACLLAVQRSVDLYHCDFNVPYGPSLFKNW